AGGTGTCGTGGGGAGGGAGTGAGGTCGTCGTACGCTTTGGTGCTTGCGTTACTTTTTCGAGGTCTGTTTACAAGCCACGCTCTCAAGTCAAATTAGCTGAGCCCAAAATGCAAAATGCCGCTTCGAGAAGCGGCATTTGCATGGACCTGAAAGAGAGCGGTTATTTAACCACTTTCATACAGCGCACGTTATCGGATGCCATCCAGCAATCCGCGTCCGCAGGACAGGCCATTGAAGTCGGAATTTGTTCTGACCCAGGCGGGCAGGCGGCCGGCATCGGAGCCGGTGCACAACAACCTGCGAGGACCAGTGCACAAATAATTCCGGTTAAGTACTTGGCTGGAGTGAAATTCATCCCCTAACTCCTTTCCGTTGATGTTAGTCAATAGCATAGACAATAAAACGTCACCTGTTTGGTGTGCTTTGTAAAAATCTTTTCTACAAACATACCGCCCAATGGAGTGTAATAGGCGTGCGGTTAAAATAGCCGCCAGAGATGAATTCAGGATAAAACCGCCGCCACTTTGTCACCGTCACGGGCCTGAATTTAAAGGGTTATCCGCCAAATTGCGCATTTGCCCATTGCCGGGCGGGCAAGAATTTTTTTCAGGGCACTGAAAGCGGATTTATTTTCCTTTTTGGGTGCACTGTTTTGCGATAACCCGCGCCAGAAAGTGTAAAAAACAGCTGGAATGCGTGAAATAAAGTCGATGAATTGCGCGCATATTTTTATGCGCGCTGTGCAGACAGGGTAGGAGACGGGTTACTTTGGCGCGCGGATGTTTTTATTTCAATTTCCGCTGGGAGCCAGAAATTCACCAAATGCGCGCGCCACGCACTCTTTGCGTTCCGGGTTTCTCAGCACGCCGAGCAGGATGTTGCGCAATTGTGGAAGAAACAGCAGGTCGGTGAGCAGCAAGTTAAAGGTTTGCTGGGGCTGGCTGTCACTCAGGTTTTCCAGCCACAGCTGTGCAAGCTCCGGCACCTGAAGATCGTCACTGCAGCGGCTGCCAATTGCGGCCAGTACCTCGCCCTGGCGCCCAACCTTACCCTGCAACACCTGCAGCAACCACTGCTGGCGCATGCCCCCGGCAACGCTGTGGGATACGCCGCGGATTACGCCGATGATCAGATTCAGGTCGGGCTCACTGTCTGCCAGGGTCTGTTGTGCGCGGTGAATCAGCGGCTCTGCGAGCCTGTGATCAATTGCCTCGCTCTCCAGGCACTGGCACAGGGGAACCAGTGCGGGGGTGGCGAAACGAGACAGGTTCGCCGCCAGTGCCTCCCGCTCTTCTTCCCAGCGCACCGCGAGGTCCGCGATACCCTGCAGGGCCAGCTGGTCCCATGGGAATGAGGCCGGATCTTTTGCGTAGGCGCGTGCGGCCGGGTAGTGGTCGCTGGCCGGGCGATGCAGCAGTTTCGCGGCCTTCGCATGGAACACAGCGCGCTTTTCTGCCGCAGGGGTAAACACCAGCCCGCTGTTCTCCAGCGCCTGCTGCAGGTGTTTCCCCGGGTCCTGCTGCCCGTTACTGCCGTTTCCCTCAGGGTAGAGCGCCCCGTGCAGCTGTTTCAGGAAGCGGTCGCGGATCGGCAGCAGGAGCTTGCCCTGTTCGTCGAGCGGCAACTGCAGGAACCACACCACCGGGTCGCCGCCGGCAGGATCTGTTGGCCACAGTAACAGGCCGCACCAGGCCTGGCGCAGGTACGGGTATGGCCAGGGCGCGGTGCCTGCCTCGAACGCTTCTGCAGTTTTCCGGCTGACTGGCTGCACGCGGCGGCCCACATCAAACCACCGCAGGTTGAATGCTGCGGAGGAGATCAGATCGGTGAGGGTATTCGACATCGGTTCGGTTAGGCCTTTTCTGCATCCGGCAGGGCTTGCTGGGTGCCCAGTGGCATCTGCTTGAAGTGCAGCCAGCCGTAGGCGATGGCCAGCAGCGGGCAGATGATGTTGAACAGGGCAAAGGGCGCATAGGTAAATGTGGCGATTCCCAGGGTGGCACTCATGTAGGCACCACAGGTATTCCAGGGAATGAGCACCGAGGTGATGGTGCCGGAGTCTTCCAGCGTGCGCGACAGGTTCAGCCCGTGCAGGCCCTTGCTTTCAAAGGCCTCGCGGAACATGCGGCCGGGGATGATGATCGCCATGTACTGGTCGCCCGCCGCGGCGTTCATGCCGAAACAGGTAAGAACCGTTGAAGTGATCAGGCCGCCCACAGTCTTCACTCCGGAGAGCGCCCAGTTCACGATGCGCTCCAGGAAGCCGGCACGCTCCATCACACCACCAAAGCCCATCGCGGAAATGATCAGCCAGATGGTGTTCAGCATGCTGCTCATACCTCCCTTGGAGAGCAGGGCGGCAACGGCTTCGTTGCTGGATGTGGATTTGTAGCCGTCAAACAGGCTGTGCCACGCCCCCTTGAGCAGGCTCAGGGGGCCTTCGCCGCCGGCCAGCTGACGGGTGGCATTGGGCTCGAAGATCATGGCGATCAGACAGCCCACCAGCGCGCCGATAATCAGCGTGGGATACGCGGGGATTTTTCTCCACGCCATAAACAGCAGCAGTGCCAGCGGCAGCATACTGACGATGGAGATGCTGAACTCCTCCTGCAGGGAGCCGAGCAGTTTCTGGATATCGTCCGCCGAGGCGTGGTCGGTGTTGGCGGTGAGGCCGATGGTGGCAAAGACTACCAGCGCGATGGTGAATGCCGGGATGGTGGTCCACAGCATGTGGCGGATATGCAGGAACAGGTCGTTGGAGGTGACCGCCGCCGCGACGTTGGTGGTATCGGACAGGGGCGACATCTTGTCACCAAAGTAGGCGCCGGAAATGACCGCACCGGCGGTGATGGCGGGGTTGAGGCCCAGTGCGGCCGCGATACCCATCAGTGCCACACCGAGGGTGCCCGCGGTGGTCCAGCTGGAGCCGATGCTGAGCCCGACAATGGCGCAGATGATACAGCTGGCGGCGTAGAACCACTGGGGTGACAGCATTTGCACCCCGTAATAGATCATTGAAGGCACGGTGCCAGCGAGGATCCAGCTGCCGATCAGCGCGCCCACCGCCAGCAGAATCAAAATGGCACCAAACACCAGGCTCATGCCATGCAGCATGCCGCCTTCCATCTCTTTCCAGGTAAAGCCGTTCTTCATGCCCATCAGGGCGGCAACCCCGGCGCACAGCAGCAGCGCGATCTGGTTGGGGCCGTAGGAGGAGTCGGCGCCGAAGAAGTAGACGGAGAGGGATAGTAGTGCGATGAGTATCAGCAGGGGGATCAGTGCATCCAGCAGGCTGGGGGTGTGGTGCGAGTACTGCGAATCCTGCGGCTGGGACTCACTGGCATTGCCGGGACTGGTCTGGCTCAAGGTGCTCTCCTATATCTGGCCTCAGTCGGGCCTCAGTCGGGCCGCCCTGCTCGTGGCGGGGCTGCCGTTCAGTTTCTTGTTATGTGTGACGCAAAGCGGTCTATTCTCGGGGCGGGGCGGATATATGTCCATAGTGGCCGGATGCGGGGTGATTACAGACGCGGATAACCGCAGAGTCCGCCGAGGCACTGGCAGTTCGCCCGCGCATCCGGTATGTTCTGCGCCGGTTTCGCCCGCCGCACCCTTATTGGCTGCTGGCTGGGCCACAATAAGAAAGCGCCAGTGCGCGGCGTCCGCTGAGTGAGATGGCGCGCTGGAGTTGGCAGGTAATTGAATTCCATGAATGTGAGAAATCTGGATACGAGTCAATTCGATGAGATCCGCCCGTACCGGGACGATGAGGTGCGCCCGGCGCTGCGCCGTCTGGTAGAAGACCCGGAGATGTCCCGGGTGGTGGCCCACTTCCTGTTACCCGGCATGGCGAGCAAGCTGGAGCGGCCGCTGGCGTGGCTGGTGCGTCAGCTTGTGCGCTTTGAATTCCGCAAGGCGCACAATGTGCGCGGTGTGCAGGATGTGATCGCCAAGTACCTGGAGAAAGCCGTGAACCGCACCAGTTGCGGCCTGAGCATCTCCGGTCTCGATACCCTGCCAAAAGACCGGGCCTGCCTGTTTGTGAGCAATCACCGGGATATCGCCATGGACCCGGCGCTGGCGATCCTCGCCATGTATAAAGAAGGGCATGAGACATCCCGTATCGCTATCGGCGACAACCTGCTGTCCAAGCAGTTTGCCACCGACATTATGAAGCTGAACAAGTGCTTTGTGGTGAAGCGCAGCTCTGGCAGCCGCCGTGAGAAGCTAATGGCGGCGACCACTCTTTCCCGTTATATCCACCATTCCATCGTCAATGAGAACGAGCATGTGTGGATTGCCCAGCGCGCCGGCCGCGCCAAAGACGGTCGCGATCGTACCAACCCTGCACTGGCAGCCATGTTTGGTATGGCCAAGCCCAAGGAGCAGTCGTTTGCGGAGTTCTGGCGCGAGCTGCACATAGTGCCGCTGGCGATTTCCTACGAGTGGGACCCCTGTGACCGTCACAAGGCGCGCGAGCTGTATATCACCGAACACCAGGATGAGTATCAGAAGAAAGCACACGAGGACCTGGGCAGTATCGCCAAGGGCGTCGTGGGCCAGAAGGGGCACATTCACGCGGCCTTCGGCACGCCCATTGAGAAGGATTTCAGCGATGTCAGCGCATTGGCCGATGAGATTGACCGCCAGATTATCGGCAACTATGTGCTGCATCCCACCAACCTGATCGCCTACCAGATGATCTACGGGGAGGCCCCGAACCTGCCGGTAGGCTATCCGCCCAAGCCCTGGCACCCGGACGAGCACCAGGAAATCCGAGAACAGTTCGAGGCCCGCATGGCCAGGATTGACGAGCGCTGGCGGGACAAGGCTATCCAGGGTTATGCCAACCCTGTGGTATCGCGCCTGGCCTACGAATCTTAGTTCTTTCGGGGCTCCGAAGCTGGACCTGTGGCGGCGAAGCGCTGGGCAGGGGTTTTCAGGACCGCTGTGAATACATCCCTGTAAGCTTCGTCGCAAACGTCCCTGTTTGCGACGATCCTGAAAACCCCTGCCCAGCACTTCGCCTTCGCCATTACCTATGTTCTCTGCACGCGAAACCCGATTGGCTAAACCCTGAACAAGCATGGATAATGGCCGGCTGATTTAATCCATAGCGAAGCCAGCCGGTCCCCAGTGCTCAACGAAAAAGACAAAGAATCCATACAGAAAGCCTATCGCCAGTTTCTCAACGGCCGTGAACTGAAAGCGCGTTACGGCCAGAAACTGATGATTGCCGCCATTGCCCGGTCTTTGGGTGGTATCGAGCGCAATGGCGCCGGCGAGCGGGATCACGGTAAAACCGATGGGCAACACATCTGCGTGGTCGAGGCGGGCACCGGTACCGGTAAAACCGTCTCCTACCTGCTCGCCGCCATCCCCCTGGCCATCGCCCACGACAAGACCCTGGTGGTCTCCACGGCCACGGTGGCTTTGCAGGAACAGATCATCAACAAGGACCTGCCCGAGCTGATCCGCCACTCGGGCCTCAAATTCGAGGTTGCCCTCGCCAAAGGGCGCGGTCGCTACCTCTGCCTGTCCAAGCTCGATCAACTTCTCACTGAACTGACCTCCAGCGGCGTGGGCGCCTCCATGGCGCTGTACGAGGACGAAAAGCCCCAGGTGGACGAGGTGGGGGTCAAGCTGTACCGGGAAATGGCCGACCAGCTCTCCACCGGCAAATGGGACGGCGACCGCGATAACTGGAAGGACACCATCGAAGGCGAAGACTGGAGCCGCGTGACCACCGATCACCGCCAGTGCAGCGGCCGCCGTTGTCCCCATGTCAGTAGCTGCAGCTTTTTCCGTGCCCGCGAGAGCTTGGGGAAAAGCCGGGTGATCGTGGCCAACCACGATCTGCTGCTGGCAGACCTGGCCCTCGGCGGCGGGGCGATCCTGCCGGCACCGGAAGATTCCATTTATGTGCTGGACGAGGCACACCACCTGCCGGACAAGGCACTGAATCACTTTGCGCATCACAGTCGCGTGGGCGCCACCACCGGCTGGCTGGATCAGGCCAACAAGAACCTGAGCCAGTTGCTGGGCGAGATTGGTGACGGTGGCGAGCTGGATCGGGCGGGTGAAGATCTGCCCGCGCTGTTTACGTCGGCCAAGCAGAAGCTGGAAATGGCCTGGCCGCTGCTGGAAGACCTGTGTGAATTTGATGAAGACCGCCGCGGCGGTGGCTCCGGCCCCGGACGCAGTGCGCGCCACCGCTTTGAAGGCGGTGTGGTGCCGGAACCTCTGATGCAGCTGGCAGACCAGCTGCGGGAAGACTTCGACGAGATGGAAGCGTTGCTGGGCAAAATGGTGCAGGTGGCCCAGCGCATGATGGAAGACGCCCACAGCCCGGTGCCGATTGTGGATCTGGAACGCTGGTATCCGGTGCTGGGCGGCTGGCATGGCCGTGCCGAGGCGAACCTGGAACTCTGGGCCAATTACTCCCGCGCCGATGAGGGCAGTGTGCCCCAGGCGCGCTGGGTCACACTGGTGGACTGGGGTGGCTCGTTTGATTTCGAGGTATGCAGCTCACCGATCCTGGCAGGCAAGACCCTGGAATACAGTTTGTGGCGGCGCTGTTACGGCGCGGTGCTGACGTCGGCCACACTGACAGCGCTGGGCCGTTTCGACCGTCTTAAATTGCGTGCCGGGACCCCGGATAACGCCAGTTACGAAGTTGTGCCCAGCCCGTTTGATTTTTCTCGCGCGGAGCTGCGGGTGCCGAAAGATGCGGTGGAAGCCAACAATGCGGACCTGCATACCGACGCGGTGATTGAAGCGCTGCCCGGTTTGCTCAGTGACGAAGGTGTCGGTGGCGGCAGCGGCGGCGCCCTGGTGCTGTTTGCATCGCGCCGGCAGATGGAAACCGTGTACGAGTCGCTGCCCGGCACCTGGCGTAACCGTATCCTGATGCAGGGGCAGCAGTCCCGCCAGCAGTTACTGGACAGTCACAAGAAAAGCGTGGATAGCGGCGGCCACAGTGTGCTGTTCGGCCTGGCCAGCTTTGCCGAGGGGTTGGACTTGCCCGGCGACTACTGTCGCCATGTGATTATCGCCAAATTACCCTTTGCGGTGCCGGATGATCCCATCGAGGCCGCGCTGGCCGAGTGGATCGAGGCCAAGGGGGGCAACCCCTTTATGCAGATAACAGTGCCCGATGCGGCGCTGAAGCTGGTGCAGGCCTGCGGCCGCCTGTTGCGCACGGAGCAGGACAGCGGCGTCATTACACTGCTGGACCGGCGCATCGTCACCAAACGCTATGGCCGTGCCATGCTCGATTCCCTGCCGCCATTCCGGCGCCTGATCAACTGAACATCAAGCTGTTTTTTGCCTGGATTGTTATGAAGTCGATTTACCTGGATATCGCCACCCTTCTGCTGGAGCTGGAAGCCGAGCTGCGCAGCCTCGAGCTGTGGGAGGCGGAGCCGCCGGCGCCGGAGGCGCTGGCGAGCACCCAGCCGTTTTGTGTGGACACTTTGACCCTGCCCCAGTGGCTGCAGTTTGTGTTCCTGCCGCGCATGAGCCAGATGGTGGAGCTGGAGCATCCGTTGCCGCAGAACTGCGGCATCGCGCCCATGGCGGAAGAGTATTTCCGCGGAAGTTCTTTGTTGGCGGCCGGGCTGACGCGCAAATTAGCTGAGCTCGACGAGCGCCTGGAGCGAGGGTAGGGAGCAGGGGGTGCGGCTCGGGTGGCACGTGCCTGTCGCTTGATTCGTCCTGACTAGTTGGTACCATGCGGTCCAGTGAATAATCGGGCATTATCCACTTTTCACCCTCAGACGCTGCCGAGCCTCCCCTTGTTGGGCCCGGTGCAGTTGCTTCCCGGATAAGGTAACATCCGGGGTTTGCAAAAATCGGGTGACAGGGATGGCCCGAATTTGATACCGCCAGGATTACTTAAAAA
The nucleotide sequence above comes from Microbulbifer salipaludis. Encoded proteins:
- a CDS encoding DUF3549 family protein: MSNTLTDLISSAAFNLRWFDVGRRVQPVSRKTAEAFEAGTAPWPYPYLRQAWCGLLLWPTDPAGGDPVVWFLQLPLDEQGKLLLPIRDRFLKQLHGALYPEGNGSNGQQDPGKHLQQALENSGLVFTPAAEKRAVFHAKAAKLLHRPASDHYPAARAYAKDPASFPWDQLALQGIADLAVRWEEEREALAANLSRFATPALVPLCQCLESEAIDHRLAEPLIHRAQQTLADSEPDLNLIIGVIRGVSHSVAGGMRQQWLLQVLQGKVGRQGEVLAAIGSRCSDDLQVPELAQLWLENLSDSQPQQTFNLLLTDLLFLPQLRNILLGVLRNPERKECVARAFGEFLAPSGN
- the dinG gene encoding ATP-dependent DNA helicase DinG, whose protein sequence is MLNEKDKESIQKAYRQFLNGRELKARYGQKLMIAAIARSLGGIERNGAGERDHGKTDGQHICVVEAGTGTGKTVSYLLAAIPLAIAHDKTLVVSTATVALQEQIINKDLPELIRHSGLKFEVALAKGRGRYLCLSKLDQLLTELTSSGVGASMALYEDEKPQVDEVGVKLYREMADQLSTGKWDGDRDNWKDTIEGEDWSRVTTDHRQCSGRRCPHVSSCSFFRARESLGKSRVIVANHDLLLADLALGGGAILPAPEDSIYVLDEAHHLPDKALNHFAHHSRVGATTGWLDQANKNLSQLLGEIGDGGELDRAGEDLPALFTSAKQKLEMAWPLLEDLCEFDEDRRGGGSGPGRSARHRFEGGVVPEPLMQLADQLREDFDEMEALLGKMVQVAQRMMEDAHSPVPIVDLERWYPVLGGWHGRAEANLELWANYSRADEGSVPQARWVTLVDWGGSFDFEVCSSPILAGKTLEYSLWRRCYGAVLTSATLTALGRFDRLKLRAGTPDNASYEVVPSPFDFSRAELRVPKDAVEANNADLHTDAVIEALPGLLSDEGVGGGSGGALVLFASRRQMETVYESLPGTWRNRILMQGQQSRQQLLDSHKKSVDSGGHSVLFGLASFAEGLDLPGDYCRHVIIAKLPFAVPDDPIEAALAEWIEAKGGNPFMQITVPDAALKLVQACGRLLRTEQDSGVITLLDRRIVTKRYGRAMLDSLPPFRRLIN
- the nhaC gene encoding Na+/H+ antiporter NhaC, with the translated sequence MSQTSPGNASESQPQDSQYSHHTPSLLDALIPLLILIALLSLSVYFFGADSSYGPNQIALLLCAGVAALMGMKNGFTWKEMEGGMLHGMSLVFGAILILLAVGALIGSWILAGTVPSMIYYGVQMLSPQWFYAASCIICAIVGLSIGSSWTTAGTLGVALMGIAAALGLNPAITAGAVISGAYFGDKMSPLSDTTNVAAAVTSNDLFLHIRHMLWTTIPAFTIALVVFATIGLTANTDHASADDIQKLLGSLQEEFSISIVSMLPLALLLFMAWRKIPAYPTLIIGALVGCLIAMIFEPNATRQLAGGEGPLSLLKGAWHSLFDGYKSTSSNEAVAALLSKGGMSSMLNTIWLIISAMGFGGVMERAGFLERIVNWALSGVKTVGGLITSTVLTCFGMNAAAGDQYMAIIIPGRMFREAFESKGLHGLNLSRTLEDSGTITSVLIPWNTCGAYMSATLGIATFTYAPFALFNIICPLLAIAYGWLHFKQMPLGTQQALPDAEKA
- a CDS encoding YqcC family protein gives rise to the protein MKSIYLDIATLLLELEAELRSLELWEAEPPAPEALASTQPFCVDTLTLPQWLQFVFLPRMSQMVELEHPLPQNCGIAPMAEEYFRGSSLLAAGLTRKLAELDERLERG
- a CDS encoding 1-acyl-sn-glycerol-3-phosphate acyltransferase yields the protein MNVRNLDTSQFDEIRPYRDDEVRPALRRLVEDPEMSRVVAHFLLPGMASKLERPLAWLVRQLVRFEFRKAHNVRGVQDVIAKYLEKAVNRTSCGLSISGLDTLPKDRACLFVSNHRDIAMDPALAILAMYKEGHETSRIAIGDNLLSKQFATDIMKLNKCFVVKRSSGSRREKLMAATTLSRYIHHSIVNENEHVWIAQRAGRAKDGRDRTNPALAAMFGMAKPKEQSFAEFWRELHIVPLAISYEWDPCDRHKARELYITEHQDEYQKKAHEDLGSIAKGVVGQKGHIHAAFGTPIEKDFSDVSALADEIDRQIIGNYVLHPTNLIAYQMIYGEAPNLPVGYPPKPWHPDEHQEIREQFEARMARIDERWRDKAIQGYANPVVSRLAYES